In Rana temporaria chromosome 3, aRanTem1.1, whole genome shotgun sequence, a single window of DNA contains:
- the MTFMT gene encoding methionyl-tRNA formyltransferase, mitochondrial isoform X1 yields the protein MGLYTPYWRGLCYTRLVRPSRVWGASYVTGGRDGEDIVEGTVCHGCHQDMSRRRGTYKECIYPKIYRDKGGPERRVGGSVLHGHPVRRSVTLSANHRPLHLGSRTLSPDCKSLLSGGQTLSANHRSCIYRSFHSGGQTLSADGGCTRRSGPPWNVVFFGTDDFALESLKILHRYSSRTEEALVGRLEVVSLPSSLPKRFPVTNYADDQGLPVHPWPDTGQCDEFDVGVVASFGRLLSEDLILKFPYGILNVHPSLLPRWRGPAPIIHTVLNGDEKTGVTIMQIRPKRFDVGPVVMQKTFPVPPMCTSKELEAVLSKHGAEMLLSVLKNLPHCLSFTKEQPKEGVTFAPKISAALSCVRWEEQTPEEILRLERAVGFAIQLQAAWMGTPIKLISFTEVPGPLIRSDFPRLPGAIRYLPGPEMLAVRCKDGWVGVRTVKLKRKLSAKDFYNGYLHPWFTQNSSLPMEECRFSTLYVPEKPKTKAKQKPVTVRNM from the exons ATGGGCCTGTATACCCCGTACTGGAGGGGGCTGTGCTATACCCGGCTTGTGCGGCCCTCCCGGGTGTGGGGAGCCTCCTATGTAACAGGTGGGAGGGATGGGGAGGACATTGTGGAGGGCACCGTGTGCCATGGCTGTCACCAGGATATGTCCAGGAGGAGGGGGACATATAAAGAATGTATTTATCCCAAAATCTACAGAGACAAGGGGGGTCCTGAGAGAAGAGTGGGGGGATCTGTCCTCCATGGACACCCTGTACGCAGATCAGTGACATTATCAGCCAATCACAGACCTCTTCATTTGGGGAGCCGGACATTATCACCTGATTGCAAATCTCTACTTTCTGGGGGACAGACATtatcagccaatcacagatcctgTATATACAGATCCTTTCATTCTGGGGGTCAGACATTATCAGCCGATGGCGGTTGCACGCGCAGATCTGGGCCGCCTTGGAACGTCGTCTTCTTTGGAACGGATGACTTTGCACTGGAGTCTCTGAAGATCCTCCACAGATACAG CAGTAGAACAGAAGAGGCTCTCGTTGGAAGACTGGAGGTGGTTTCTCTGCCGTCTTCATTGCCAAAAAGATTTCCGGTGACGAATTACGCCGATGACCAGGGGCTCCCCGTACACCCGTGGCCTGACACGGGGCAGTGTGACGAGTTCGATGTGGGAGTGGTGGCTTCGTTTGGACGACTCCTCAGTGAGGACCTCATTTTAAAGTTCCCTTA CGGGATATTGAACGTACACCCGAGTCTCCTTCCCCGGTGGAGAGGACCGGCTCCCATAATCCACACGGTGCTTAATGGGGATGAGAAAACCGGAGTCACAATCATGCAAATTAGACCAAAGAG GTTCGATGTTGGCCCCGTAGTGATGCAGAAGACATTCCCCGTTCCTCCCATGTGCACTTCTAAGGAGCTGGAAGCTGTGCTGTCTAAACATGGAGCTGAAATG cttttatcTGTTTTGAAAAATTTACCACATTGTTTAAGCTTCACTAAAGAGCAGCCAAAAGAAGGTGTAACGTttg CCCCTAAGATCTCCGCTGCGCTTAGTTGCGTCCGGTGGGAGGAACAGACTCCAGAAGAAATTCTGCGGCTGGAACGTGCGGTTGGATTTGCG ATACAACTACAAGCAGCATGGATGGGAACCCCTATTAAACTGATCAGTTTCACAGAAGTTCCGGGTCCTTTAATCCGTTCAG ATTTTCCAAGACTCCCTGGAGCGATTCGATATCTTCCTGGGCCGGAGATGTTGGCGGTACGGTGCAAG GACGGCTGGGTTGGAGTCAGAACTGTGAAACTGAAGAGGAAACTGTCAGCCAAGGATTTCTATAACGGTTACTTGCACCCCTGGTTCACGCAGAATTCAAGCTTGCCTATGGAGGAGTGCCGCTTCTCTACATTGTATGTACCAGAAAAACCTAAGACTAAGGCCAAGCAGAAACCTGTGACTGTACGGAACATGTGA
- the MTFMT gene encoding methionyl-tRNA formyltransferase, mitochondrial isoform X3 codes for MGLYTPYWRGLCYTRLVRPSRVWGASYVTGGRDGEDIVEGTVCHGCHQDMSRRRGTYKECIYPKIYRDKGGPERRVGGSVLHGHPVRRSVTLSANHRPLHLGSRTLSPDCKSLLSGGQTLSANHRSCIYRSFHSGGQTLSADGGCTRRSGPPWNVVFFGTDDFALESLKILHRYRFDVGPVVMQKTFPVPPMCTSKELEAVLSKHGAEMLLSVLKNLPHCLSFTKEQPKEGVTFAPKISAALSCVRWEEQTPEEILRLERAVGFAIQLQAAWMGTPIKLISFTEVPGPLIRSDFPRLPGAIRYLPGPEMLAVRCKDGWVGVRTVKLKRKLSAKDFYNGYLHPWFTQNSSLPMEECRFSTLYVPEKPKTKAKQKPVTVRNM; via the exons ATGGGCCTGTATACCCCGTACTGGAGGGGGCTGTGCTATACCCGGCTTGTGCGGCCCTCCCGGGTGTGGGGAGCCTCCTATGTAACAGGTGGGAGGGATGGGGAGGACATTGTGGAGGGCACCGTGTGCCATGGCTGTCACCAGGATATGTCCAGGAGGAGGGGGACATATAAAGAATGTATTTATCCCAAAATCTACAGAGACAAGGGGGGTCCTGAGAGAAGAGTGGGGGGATCTGTCCTCCATGGACACCCTGTACGCAGATCAGTGACATTATCAGCCAATCACAGACCTCTTCATTTGGGGAGCCGGACATTATCACCTGATTGCAAATCTCTACTTTCTGGGGGACAGACATtatcagccaatcacagatcctgTATATACAGATCCTTTCATTCTGGGGGTCAGACATTATCAGCCGATGGCGGTTGCACGCGCAGATCTGGGCCGCCTTGGAACGTCGTCTTCTTTGGAACGGATGACTTTGCACTGGAGTCTCTGAAGATCCTCCACAGATACAG GTTCGATGTTGGCCCCGTAGTGATGCAGAAGACATTCCCCGTTCCTCCCATGTGCACTTCTAAGGAGCTGGAAGCTGTGCTGTCTAAACATGGAGCTGAAATG cttttatcTGTTTTGAAAAATTTACCACATTGTTTAAGCTTCACTAAAGAGCAGCCAAAAGAAGGTGTAACGTttg CCCCTAAGATCTCCGCTGCGCTTAGTTGCGTCCGGTGGGAGGAACAGACTCCAGAAGAAATTCTGCGGCTGGAACGTGCGGTTGGATTTGCG ATACAACTACAAGCAGCATGGATGGGAACCCCTATTAAACTGATCAGTTTCACAGAAGTTCCGGGTCCTTTAATCCGTTCAG ATTTTCCAAGACTCCCTGGAGCGATTCGATATCTTCCTGGGCCGGAGATGTTGGCGGTACGGTGCAAG GACGGCTGGGTTGGAGTCAGAACTGTGAAACTGAAGAGGAAACTGTCAGCCAAGGATTTCTATAACGGTTACTTGCACCCCTGGTTCACGCAGAATTCAAGCTTGCCTATGGAGGAGTGCCGCTTCTCTACATTGTATGTACCAGAAAAACCTAAGACTAAGGCCAAGCAGAAACCTGTGACTGTACGGAACATGTGA
- the MTFMT gene encoding methionyl-tRNA formyltransferase, mitochondrial isoform X2: MGLYTPYWRGLCYTRLVRPSRVWGASYVTGGRDGEDIVEGTVCHGCHQDMSRRRGTYKECIYPKIYRDKGGPERRVGGSVLHGHPVRRSVTLSANHRPLHLGSRTLSPDCKSLLSGGQTLSANHRSCIYRSFHSGGQTLSADGGCTRRSGPPWNVVFFGTDDFALESLKILHRYSRTEEALVGRLEVVSLPSSLPKRFPVTNYADDQGLPVHPWPDTGQCDEFDVGVVASFGRLLSEDLILKFPYGILNVHPSLLPRWRGPAPIIHTVLNGDEKTGVTIMQIRPKRFDVGPVVMQKTFPVPPMCTSKELEAVLSKHGAEMLLSVLKNLPHCLSFTKEQPKEGVTFAPKISAALSCVRWEEQTPEEILRLERAVGFAIQLQAAWMGTPIKLISFTEVPGPLIRSDFPRLPGAIRYLPGPEMLAVRCKDGWVGVRTVKLKRKLSAKDFYNGYLHPWFTQNSSLPMEECRFSTLYVPEKPKTKAKQKPVTVRNM, encoded by the exons ATGGGCCTGTATACCCCGTACTGGAGGGGGCTGTGCTATACCCGGCTTGTGCGGCCCTCCCGGGTGTGGGGAGCCTCCTATGTAACAGGTGGGAGGGATGGGGAGGACATTGTGGAGGGCACCGTGTGCCATGGCTGTCACCAGGATATGTCCAGGAGGAGGGGGACATATAAAGAATGTATTTATCCCAAAATCTACAGAGACAAGGGGGGTCCTGAGAGAAGAGTGGGGGGATCTGTCCTCCATGGACACCCTGTACGCAGATCAGTGACATTATCAGCCAATCACAGACCTCTTCATTTGGGGAGCCGGACATTATCACCTGATTGCAAATCTCTACTTTCTGGGGGACAGACATtatcagccaatcacagatcctgTATATACAGATCCTTTCATTCTGGGGGTCAGACATTATCAGCCGATGGCGGTTGCACGCGCAGATCTGGGCCGCCTTGGAACGTCGTCTTCTTTGGAACGGATGACTTTGCACTGGAGTCTCTGAAGATCCTCCACAGATACAG TAGAACAGAAGAGGCTCTCGTTGGAAGACTGGAGGTGGTTTCTCTGCCGTCTTCATTGCCAAAAAGATTTCCGGTGACGAATTACGCCGATGACCAGGGGCTCCCCGTACACCCGTGGCCTGACACGGGGCAGTGTGACGAGTTCGATGTGGGAGTGGTGGCTTCGTTTGGACGACTCCTCAGTGAGGACCTCATTTTAAAGTTCCCTTA CGGGATATTGAACGTACACCCGAGTCTCCTTCCCCGGTGGAGAGGACCGGCTCCCATAATCCACACGGTGCTTAATGGGGATGAGAAAACCGGAGTCACAATCATGCAAATTAGACCAAAGAG GTTCGATGTTGGCCCCGTAGTGATGCAGAAGACATTCCCCGTTCCTCCCATGTGCACTTCTAAGGAGCTGGAAGCTGTGCTGTCTAAACATGGAGCTGAAATG cttttatcTGTTTTGAAAAATTTACCACATTGTTTAAGCTTCACTAAAGAGCAGCCAAAAGAAGGTGTAACGTttg CCCCTAAGATCTCCGCTGCGCTTAGTTGCGTCCGGTGGGAGGAACAGACTCCAGAAGAAATTCTGCGGCTGGAACGTGCGGTTGGATTTGCG ATACAACTACAAGCAGCATGGATGGGAACCCCTATTAAACTGATCAGTTTCACAGAAGTTCCGGGTCCTTTAATCCGTTCAG ATTTTCCAAGACTCCCTGGAGCGATTCGATATCTTCCTGGGCCGGAGATGTTGGCGGTACGGTGCAAG GACGGCTGGGTTGGAGTCAGAACTGTGAAACTGAAGAGGAAACTGTCAGCCAAGGATTTCTATAACGGTTACTTGCACCCCTGGTTCACGCAGAATTCAAGCTTGCCTATGGAGGAGTGCCGCTTCTCTACATTGTATGTACCAGAAAAACCTAAGACTAAGGCCAAGCAGAAACCTGTGACTGTACGGAACATGTGA